A genomic segment from Leguminivora glycinivorella isolate SPB_JAAS2020 chromosome 27, LegGlyc_1.1, whole genome shotgun sequence encodes:
- the LOC125240371 gene encoding LOW QUALITY PROTEIN: tRNA pseudouridine(38/39) synthase (The sequence of the model RefSeq protein was modified relative to this genomic sequence to represent the inferred CDS: inserted 2 bases in 1 codon), producing the protein MDTVPPKPKKLKSATREELLNLSKDDLVDKILQLEXHNAQLKNIISKNVSGEEDTERKRKKPFDFSKCQYRRVLLHILYFGWDYQGLAVQEDTTQTIEHHLFHALTKSCLIQSRETSQYHRCGRTDKGVSAFGQVISISLRSTHGEDGDVNTEMPYCKILNRLLPKDIRAVAWMPIPSDKLEYSARFDCTQRQYKYYFPRGTLNLASMRAACALLPGARDFRHLCKMDVGNGVTQFIRELKKAEIHPVDQEDDTPYTMYYLLIEGNAFLWHQIRCIMGILLLIGQGKESPDVVTELLDIEKNPRKPQYSMALDVPLNLFHCSYDLEQTQKWIYDKEELKTVITQLQAEWSIHNIKSTMIRDALHQLEKQYEDMCKSETNESERDRVTAHADCLLQGVKPKVYKPLLERQTCASLEERIEYYKKKRKGQNDSDVNSDV; encoded by the exons ATGGACACCGTGCCACCTAAACCGAAGAAACTAAAAAGTGCAACTAGAGAAGAGCTACTAAATTTAAGTAAAGAT GATTTGGTGGATAAAATATTGCAATTAGA GCATAATGCCCAGCTGAAGAATATAATTAGTAAAAATGTGTCGGGCGAAGAGGATACTGAGAGGAAAAGGAAGAAACCGTTCGATTTTAGCAA ATGCCAGTACCGCAGAGTCTTGCTTCATATCCTGTACTTCGGCTGGGACTACCAAGGGCTAGCGGTGCAGGAAGACACCACACAGACCATAGAGCATCACCTCTTTCACGCGCTGACCAAGTCCTGTCTGATTCAG AGTCGCGAGACTTCGCAGTACCACAGATGTGGCAGGACAGATAAAGGAGTCAGTGCCTTTGGCCAG GTGATATCAATATCGCTACGCAGTACACACGGCGAAGATGGTGACGTCAATACAGAAATGCCATACTGTAAAATACTGAACCGACTGCTGCCAAAAGACATCAGGGCGGTCGCTTGGATGCCTATACCTAGTGACAAGCTAGAGTATAGTGCCag GTTCGACTGCACCCAACGTCAATACAAGTACTACTTCCCCCGCGGCACATTGAACCTTGCTTCCATGCGCGCCGCGTGCGCACTGTTGCCTGGTGCGAGAGATTTCCGCCATCTTTGCAAGATGGACGTCGGTAATGGCGTCACACAGTTTATAAGAGAACTGAAGAAGGCAGAGATTCATCCAGTAGACCAAGAGGACGATACTC cgtACACAATGTACTACCTCCTTATAGAAGGCAACGCGTTCCTCTGGCACCAGATCCGATGCATCATGGGCATTCTACTGCTGATTGGTCAAGGGAAAGAGTCGCCAGATGTCGTTACTGAGCTGCTGGATATTGAGAAGAACCCGag GAAACCGCAATACAGTATGGCGTTGGACGTCCCTCTGAACCTATTTCATTGCAGCTACGATTTGGAACAGACGCAAAAGTGGATATACGATAAAGAGGAACTCAAAACGGTCATAACTCAGCTTCAGGCCGAATGGTCTATTCATAATATCAA ATCCACAATGATCCGAGACGCTCTACACCAGCTAGAAAAACAATATGAAGATATGTGTAAGAGCGAGACAAATGAATCAGAAAGAGACAGGGTTACCGCACATGCAGATTGTCTGCTGCAGGGAGTGAAGCCTAAAGTTTATAAACCTCTACTAGAGAGACAGACTTGTG CAAGTCTAGAAgaaaggatcgagtattataagaAGAAAAGGAAAGGGCAAAACGATAGCGATGTTAACTCAGATGtttag